In a single window of the Rhizoctonia solani chromosome 16, complete sequence genome:
- a CDS encoding Endoplasmic reticulum vesicle transporter — MARGLFGGAFKGLDGFGKTMEDVKVKTRTGAFLTMLSAAIILTFTIIEFIDYRRVVVDSSILVDRSRGEKLTVKMNITFPRVPCYLLSLDVTDISGEIQQDLTHNMVKTRLDSNGQIIQDGFHNNELDNDVEKTMKARPQGYCGSCYGGEPPEGGCCQTCESVRQAYMNRGWSFGDPDAIEQCVAEHWTAKIHEQNSEGCHISGRVRVNKVTGNFHFSPGRSFVLNRGHFQDLVPYLKDGNHHDFGHYVHEFRFEGESEAEDEWRGTDRGTRWRKKVGISANPLDQVSAHVVDDRTKASNYMFQYFMKVVSTEFKYLDGDIIRSHQYSVTSYERDLTHGDGAERDSHGTLTAHGVQGLPGAFFNFEISPMMVVHRETRQTFAHFATSLCAIIGGVLTLASILDSVIFAATGRKDGGFGSPNGKLM, encoded by the exons ATGGCAAGAGGGCTATTTGGTGGGGCCTTTAAGGGCCTCGATGGTTTTGGGAAG ACGATGGAAGATGTAAAAGTCAAAACTCGTACCGGAGCATTCT TGACAATGCTCTCTGCAGCAATCATCTTGACATTCACTATTATAGAGTTCATCGACTATAGGCGTGTTGTTGTAGACTCTTCGATTCTGGTTGACCGCTCACGTGGAGAGAAATTGACTGTCAAGATGAACATTACATTCCCTCGAGTTCCTTGCTATT TGCTTTCCCTTGACGTTACCGATATTTCTGGCGAGATTCAACAAGACCTTACCCATAACATGGTTAAAACCAGATTGGATTCGAACGGTCAAATTATTCAAGACGGATTCCACAACAACGAACTTGACAACGACGTTGAGAAGACGATGAAGGCGCGTCCCCAGGGTTATTGCGGTTCTTGCTATGGAGGTGAACCCCCTGAGGGTGGATGTTGCCAAACTTGCGAGAGTGTCCGCCAGGCATACATGAACCGTGGATGGAGTTTCGGAGACCCAGACGCTATCGAACAG TGTGTTGCAGAGCACTGGACTGCCAAGATTCATGAACAAAATTCGGAGGGTTGTCATATCTCTGGACGCGTCCGGGTCAACAAGGTCACTGGCAACTTCCATTTCTCGCCCGGCCGCTCGTTTGTTCTTAACCGAGGGCACTTCCAAGACCTTGTCCCGTATCTCAAGGACGGCAACCACCACGACTTTGGACATTATGTCCATGAGTTTAGGTTTGAAGGCGAATCAGAGGCCGAAGACGAATGGCGCGGAACAGATCGTGGTACTAGGTGGCGCAAGAAGGTTGGAATCAGTGCCAACCCGTTGGATCAAGTTAGTGCGCATGTCGTCGATGATAGG ACTAAGGCATCGAACTACATGTTCCAGTACTTCATGAAGGTTGTATCCACCGAGTTCAAGTACCTCGACGGAGATATC ATTCGTTCTCACCAATACTCGGTGACCTCCTATGAGCGTGATCTTACTCATGGCGATGGAGCCGAACGCGACTCGCACGGAACGCTTACTGCACACGGTGTCCAAGGACTTCCCGGCGCgttcttcaactttgaaatatCACCAATGATGGTAGTCCACCGTGAAACTCGCCAGACGTTTGCCCACTTTGCGACTTC CTTGTGCGCCATCATTGGAGGAGTCTTGACTCTTGCTTCTATTCTTGACTCGGTAATATTTGCTGCTACTGGTCGCAAAGATGGTGGGTTTGGTTCACCAAACGGAAAGTTGATGTAA
- a CDS encoding ubiquitin-protein ligase — protein sequence MLESISLLGPLLQWFTDVMSEMMPMVTSDIATYIDRWENTQDVSELYHMFARLSVWYFEWSAPLAIFSSVNIDAPTLFRKNFRTNFLSTLPRGFPVAFHALLRSTLAAPALDPRLFPILDVMGLLQDHEALVASVIHEAIEKRVKEVCEEDNGETSVLQTVKNWFTESVVPWMAMTYGRGLTDGKFTDFFKPKALAPAAGKTSQIFDIIVDYPDSRIALTDLKECMERADGRGNLVRTLRKLNNKRLLHPGADTKDILTQYVSTIRCLRILDPPGVLLFKVADPIRRYLRERPDTIRCIVSNLVGDGSDLLEENEQVLPIQALNEPYEDYSDPQWDPEPNDAEPDFRTSKPGDIVSTLVSIYDSRDLFVKELQSMLGQRLLAVKDHNYDNEASLLPRLIPEGAALQLCDVMLRDVTDSRRVDKHVAGRLNLSFSIGIDASTCNDYISSLLAELAINFFQNARPVSAEDFEKEYTEHKAGKKLRWMNNLGTVSLDLELEDRVVSADASPLEAAVVELFSEQNVWGIDGLSSKLGINDSTPVRAALMFWTSNGVLKPLEDGQYELLERIEAEESVARRPILSLQTPAETAPGPTTEDAAQQTAQMELFWNFIKGILTNLGAMPIDRIQAMLSLAPNYNKSKEQLSDFLDAARAKGLVDYNNASLNQLRLFPHTALFFILDDQNFVMTGTPDNRPQGPQVVIESAEFIVSRSKLVDLNHSGINRVAEQIDKQIRSGLYSPHTWSEQPLHHLPPWPLDDSVDIFSQESPACPTIDWIFLVSLLNFSFWSSLPSGQRFAIEWLPPRSLDGNMRWEGYWALPAALNRALEKGIPITDPKFYSSQRDCPDSLIESVFEPASGCLEPIPLLKERIHVMREAGTILVERYGGSFAGFLAEWREEYGPKAAAGALVAKVTRVFEAFRDEGTYKDTPVFFWKRAQILVAETWAAFYPPPGSIVPHPIFPLGVTELTMFADYRVPQILHHLGTIDYSPILVSMLLNGENLPNGSEAEMSIRAAGILAVEGIKNRILDIRRRKPAANNLDSEVCSVLIDFFLWDLAKRVESTEGEEGSAKTPSIAPIHRTRSIWY from the exons ATGTTGGAGAGCATCTCGCTTTTGGGGCCACTTTTGCAATGGTTCACAG ATGTTATGTCGGAGATGATGCCAATGGTTACATCCGACATTGCAACGTACATAGATCGCTGGGAG AATACACAGGACGTGAGCGAGCTATACCACATGTTTGCTCGATTGTCAGTCTGGTACTTTGAATGGTCTGCACCCTTGGCCATCTTTTCGAG TGTCAATATAGACGCCCCGACATTGTTCAGGAAGAACTTTAGGACAAACTTTCTGTCAACTCTACCTCGAGGATTTCCAGTAGCTTTCCATGCTTTGCTACGTTCTACTCTCGCTGCACCAGCCCTCGATCCTCGCCTTTTCCCTATCCTTGATGTAATGGGGTTATTGCAAGACCATGAAGCACTCGTGGCAAGTGTGATTCACGAGGCTATTGAGAAAAGGGTAAAGGAAGTATGCGAAGAGGACAATGGAGAGACGAGTGTACTCCAGACCGTAAAGAATTGGTTTACGGAGAGTGTGGTTCCTTGGATGGCTATGACTTATGGAAGAGGACTGACCGATGGCAAGTTCACCGATTTTTTCAAACCA AAGGCGCTTGCCCCTGCTGCTGGGAA AACTTCTCAGATTTTTGATATTATCGTAGACTACCCAGATTCTCGAATAGCTTTGACGGACCTCAAG GAATGCATGGAACGAGCAGATGGGCGCGGGAATCTTGTACGAACTTTGCGGAAGCT AAACAATAAACGTCTGCTGCACCCAGGAGCTGACACGAAGGACATTCTCACCCAATACGTCTCAACTATTCGATGCCTACGTATACTGGACCCGCCTGGCGTTTTGCTATTCAAAGTAGCCGATCCAATCCGGAGGTACTTGAG AGAGCGACCCGATACCATTAGGTGTATTGTTAGTAATCTCGTTGGAGATGGCAGTGATCTATTGGAAGAGAACGAGCAAGTCTTGCCCATACAAGCATTGAACGAGCCGTATGAAGATTATAGTGACCCACAATGGGATCCAGAGCCCAATGATGCTGAGCCAG ACTTCCGTACCAGCAAACCTGGCGATATCGTCAGTACATTGGTTAGCATTTACGATTCTCGGGACTTGTTTGTCAAAGAACTACAGAGTATGCTGGGCCAGCGACTCTTGGCGGTGAAAGACCACAACTATGATAATGAGGCAAGTCTCCTACCGCGATTAATACCTGAAGGG GCAGCACTTCAGTTATGCGATGTAATGCTTAGGGACGTCACTGACTCACGACGCGTTGACAAACATGTGGCCGGCCGTTTGAAC CTCTCATTCTCGATTGGAATAGATGCCTCTACATGCAACGATTATATCTCATCTCTTTTGGCCGAACTTGCAATCAACTTCTTTCAAAATGCCCGGCCAGTTTCAGCA GAAGATTTCGAAAAAGAGTACACCGAACATAAAGCTGGCAAGAAATTACGTTGGATGAATAACCTTGGGACTGTCAGCCTCGATCTAGAGCTCGAAGATAGGGTTGTGAGCGCCGATGCATCACCCCTTGAAGCAGCCGTCGTAGAATTATTTTCCGAGCAAA ATGTTTGGGGTATCGACGGTTTGTCAAGCAAGCTAGGGATTAACGATTCTACACCTGTCCGAGCGGCACTGATGTTCTGGACTTCTAATGGTGTGCTTAAGCCGTTAGAAGATGGACAATACGAACTTTTGGAAAGAATAGAAGCCGAAGAGAGCGTTGCGCGAAGACCAATTTTAAGCCTACAAA CACCAGCAGAGACAGCGCCAGGTCCCACTACGGAAGACGCAGCGCAACAAACTGCTCAGATGGAGCTATTTTGGAAT TTCATCAAGGGGATTTTGACTAATCTGGGTGCAATGCCAATCGACCGCATACAGGCGATGCTTTCTCTGGCTCCTAATTATAATAAATCTAAAGAACAGCTTTCCGACTTCTTGGACGCAGCCCGAGCGAAAGGATTGGTTGATTACAACAATG CATCGCTGAATCAGCTCAGGCTCTTCCCCCACACGGCGCTTTTCTTCATTCTCGACGATC AGAATTTTGTGATGACTGGTACACCTGACAATCGCCCACAAGGCCCACAAGTCGTTATTGAAAGCGCAGAGTTCATTGTTTCA CGCAGTAAACTTGTTGACCTGAACCATTCCGGGATCAACCGTGTAGCCGAACAG ATCGACAAACAAATTCGTTCAGGGTTGTACTCCCCTCATACCTGGAGCGAACAGCCATTACACCATCTCCCCCCATGGCCGCTGGACGACAGCGTTGATATTTTTTCTCAAGAATCCCCAGCTTGTCCAACAATCGACTGGATATTTCTTGTGTCCCTGTTGAATTTCAGTTTCTGGTCTTCACTTCCTTCTGGTCAACGCTTCGCCATAGAATGGTTACCTCCACGCTCGTTGGACGGTAACATGAGGTGGGAAGGGTACTGGGCACTTCCCGCTGCCCTAAATCGTG CTCTGGAGAAAGGTATTCCAATCACGGACCCAAAGTTCTATTCATCTCAGAGAGACTGTCCGGACAGTCTCATCGAGAGTGTATTTGAGCCAGCTTCAGGTTGTCTTGAGCCAATACCATTACTTAAGGAAAGGATCCACGTCATGAGGGAGGCGGGAACTATCTTGGTCGAA CGTTATGGTGGATCTTTTGCGGGCTTTCTTGCTGAATGGCGTGAAGAGTATGGTCCAAAAGCAGCAGCAGGTGCACTAGTAGCTAAGGTTACCAGAGTATTTGAAGCCTTTCGCGATGAAGGAACATACAAGGACACACCAG TATTCTTTTGGAAGAGAGCGCAAATTCTAGTTGCTGAAACCTG GGCTGCGTTTTATCCACCACCGGGCTCTATCGTACCACACCCTATTTTTCCCTTGGGGGTGACAGAATTGACTATGTTCGCAGACTATAGA GTGCCTCAAATCCTTCATCATTTGGGAACCATCGATTATTCACCAATACTGGTCTCGATGTTACTTAACGGCGAGAACCTTCCAAATGGATCCGAGGCAGAAATGAGCATTCGTGCTGCGGGAATTCTTGCTGTGGAGGGGATCAAAAATAGGATACTAGACATACGAAGACGCAAACCTGCCGCAAATAATCTAGACTCTGAGGTTTGTAGCGTTTTAATCGATTTCTTCCTATGGGACCTTGCCAAGCGAGTGGAGAGTacagaaggagaagagggcTCAGCGAAAACTCCTTCGATTGCTCCCATCCATCGTACCAGAAGTATCTGGTACTGA